A section of the Procambarus clarkii isolate CNS0578487 chromosome 68, FALCON_Pclarkii_2.0, whole genome shotgun sequence genome encodes:
- the LOC138355686 gene encoding uncharacterized protein — protein sequence MWMFADEAKLMRRVVKDEDCRILQEDLNRLQRWSEKWLMEFNMRKCKVIEMRLGNRRPKGQYKMKGNCLHVTIRESDLGMDVTPNQTPEAHINRISTAAYSTLAKVRTSFKNRGKEALRMLYTAYLRPVLAYATPSLSPPPKETHTETRKGPDVCDEARPRVTRDWI from the coding sequence ATGTGGATGTTCGCAGATgaagcaaaattaatgagaagagttgtgaaagatgaggattgtaggatcctccaagaggatttgaacaggttgcagagatggtcagagaaatggttaaTGGAGTTCAACATGAGGAAATGTAAAGTTATAGAAATGAGATTAGgaaataggagaccaaagggacagtacaaaaTGAAGGGAAACTGTCTacatgtgacgattcgagaaagcgaCCTGGgaatggacgtaacacctaaccaaactcctgaggcacatataaataggatatcgacagcagcgtactctacactggcaaaagttagaacatcattcaaaaACCGAGGTAAGGAGGCATTAAggatgctttacactgcctacttgAGACCAGTCTTAGCGTATGCCACGCCATCATTGAGTCCaccacctaaagaaacacatacggaaactagaaaaggtccagatgtttgcgacgaggctcgtcccagagttacgagagatTGGATATGA